CCAAAGAACATGTTCTTCTTTCTCATCCTCACACTCGCTACAGCATCAGCAGAAGATGACGATTTTACATACAATGGATTCGGTCCTGCCAAACTGCGGCTAGATGGCATCGCAGAGATCACTCCCAATGGCCTCCTAATGCTCACTGACACTAGACAGCCAGCCAAGGGCCACGCCTTTCTCCCAACTCCCATCCGTTTTAAGAACTCGACAACTGGTAAAGCTCTCTCCTTCTCAACTTCTTTCATCTTTGCAATGATCCCTAAGTACCAAGACCTGTTTGGCCATGGAATAGCCTTCGTTCTTGCACAATCGGTAGATCTGTCTTATGCCTTACCTAATCAATTCCTGGGACTTTTCAATTCAAGCAATTCATATTCTTCAAACCAAATTGTGGCCATCGAGTTCGATTCAAACATGAACCCTGAATTTGACGATATTGACAATAATCATGTCGGAATTGATGTTAACAGTCCAAAGTCTATTAGCTCCTCGCATGCAGCTTATTACACAAATGATGACGGAGGTGGGTTCAAGAACCTGAGCCTTGTGAGTGGCAAACCAATACAGGCCTGGATAGAATACAATCACTTGGAAGGACTGCTTAATGTAACGTTAGCACCTATTGATGTAGCCAAACCAGGTGTTCCATGCTTGTCTTCAAATGTAACTCTCTCTTCCTTGATCTCAGACTATATGTATGTCGGATTTTCTTCTTCGGTAGGACCATTTATAACATCTCATTACATTCTGGGCTGGAGCTTTAAGTTGAATGGAAGGGCTCAAGCACTCGATCTCTCACGTCTTCCACCCCTCCCCCGCACAGGGTCTAAATCGAGCTTAGAGTCTTGGAAGATTGGGTTGCCGATAATCTTGGCAATACTCTTGTTGTTAATAATCGTAATTGGCACAATCCTTCTTGTGAATAGTAGGATTAAATTCAGAGAGGTGTTTGAAGATTGGGAGGTAGAATATGGACCCCAGAGGTTCTGCTTCAAGGACCTATTCTTGGCCACCAATGGCTTCAGAGACCAACATCTCTTGGGAGCTGGAGGTTTTGGTAAGGTCTACAGAGGTGTGCTGCCGAACACTGGCATCCAAGTTGCAGTCAAGCAGGTCTCGCATGAATCGAGACAAGGTATGAGAGAGTTCATCGCAGAGATTGTTAGCATCGGCCGCTTGCGTCACCGGAACTTGGTACAGCTCCTTGGTTATTGCAGGAGAAAAAGGGAGCTCTTGTTGGTCTATGAATTCATGCCCAATTCTAGTCTGGACAAGTACCTATTTAACCAACCTAAGTCGATGCTTAGCTGG
Above is a genomic segment from Phoenix dactylifera cultivar Barhee BC4 chromosome 2, palm_55x_up_171113_PBpolish2nd_filt_p, whole genome shotgun sequence containing:
- the LOC103705678 gene encoding L-type lectin-domain containing receptor kinase SIT2-like, with the protein product MFPKNMFFFLILTLATASAEDDDFTYNGFGPAKLRLDGIAEITPNGLLMLTDTRQPAKGHAFLPTPIRFKNSTTGKALSFSTSFIFAMIPKYQDLFGHGIAFVLAQSVDLSYALPNQFLGLFNSSNSYSSNQIVAIEFDSNMNPEFDDIDNNHVGIDVNSPKSISSSHAAYYTNDDGGGFKNLSLVSGKPIQAWIEYNHLEGLLNVTLAPIDVAKPGVPCLSSNVTLSSLISDYMYVGFSSSVGPFITSHYILGWSFKLNGRAQALDLSRLPPLPRTGSKSSLESWKIGLPIILAILLLLIIVIGTILLVNSRIKFREVFEDWEVEYGPQRFCFKDLFLATNGFRDQHLLGAGGFGKVYRGVLPNTGIQVAVKQVSHESRQGMREFIAEIVSIGRLRHRNLVQLLGYCRRKRELLLVYEFMPNSSLDKYLFNQPKSMLSWGQRFQIIKGVASALYYLHEGWEKVVVHRDIKASNILLDDQMNGRLGDFGLARLYDHGNDPQTTHVVGTLGYLAPELAKTGKATTSTDVFAFGGFLLEMACGRRPIETRASEQEIVLVDKVLECWKAGTILEARDLNLENEYIAEEMEMVLKLGLLCSHPNFSSRPPMRLVIRILEREAPLPEMSEDGWNAEISGLGREGFVDIGMSDSSLLTMSACSASAMESTLLTGR